The following proteins are co-located in the Sporolactobacillus pectinivorans genome:
- a CDS encoding saccharopine dehydrogenase family protein — MGKALIIGAGGVASVVVHKCCQNPDVFEEICIASRTVSKCELLKQKLDGGRTKIQTAQVDANNVPELIALIKQFQPDIVINVALPYQDLTIMDACLATKVDYVDTANYEPEDTAKFEYKWQWAYRDRFKDAGITALLGSGFDPGVTGVFSAYAQKHYFDKISQIDILDANAGDHGYPFATNFNPEINIREVTAKGSYYNNGKFVETDPMSIKQVYNFPQIGPKDIYLLHHEEMESLALNIKGIKKIRFWMTFSQKYLTHLEVLQNVGMTSIEPIDFEGKKIVPLQFLKAVLPDPASLGPRTKGKTNIGCIFQGEKDGNPVTYYVYNVCDHQECYKEVGSQAVSYTTGVPAMIGASMVLTGKWKKPGVYNIEEFDPDPFMEALNQFGLPWHESFAPELVK, encoded by the coding sequence ATGGGTAAAGCGTTAATTATCGGAGCTGGCGGCGTTGCGAGTGTTGTTGTACATAAATGCTGCCAGAATCCGGATGTTTTTGAAGAAATCTGCATCGCAAGCCGGACGGTTTCAAAGTGTGAGTTGCTGAAGCAGAAACTGGACGGAGGCAGGACAAAAATCCAGACGGCGCAGGTCGATGCCAATAACGTTCCGGAGCTAATAGCACTGATCAAGCAATTCCAGCCCGATATTGTGATTAACGTGGCACTTCCTTATCAGGATCTGACCATTATGGATGCGTGCCTTGCCACTAAAGTGGATTATGTTGATACTGCAAATTACGAGCCAGAGGACACGGCGAAATTTGAATATAAATGGCAGTGGGCATACCGCGACCGATTCAAAGACGCCGGAATCACCGCCCTGCTTGGCAGTGGTTTTGATCCTGGCGTCACCGGTGTTTTCTCCGCTTATGCTCAGAAACACTACTTTGATAAAATCAGCCAGATCGACATTCTCGATGCTAATGCCGGTGATCACGGTTATCCGTTCGCAACGAACTTCAATCCGGAGATCAATATTCGCGAAGTTACGGCAAAAGGCAGTTACTACAATAATGGAAAATTTGTCGAAACCGATCCGATGTCGATCAAGCAAGTCTATAATTTTCCGCAGATCGGGCCGAAAGACATTTATCTCCTGCATCATGAAGAAATGGAGTCACTGGCACTCAATATCAAGGGCATCAAAAAAATCAGATTCTGGATGACTTTTTCTCAGAAATATCTCACGCATCTTGAAGTCCTGCAAAATGTCGGCATGACATCGATTGAACCAATTGACTTTGAAGGAAAGAAAATCGTTCCGTTGCAATTTCTTAAAGCAGTCCTGCCGGATCCGGCATCGCTTGGGCCGAGGACTAAAGGTAAAACAAACATCGGCTGCATCTTCCAGGGCGAAAAAGACGGAAACCCGGTTACCTATTATGTTTACAATGTCTGTGACCATCAGGAATGCTACAAGGAAGTCGGATCGCAGGCGGTATCTTACACAACCGGTGTGCCGGCGATGATTGGTGCTTCAATGGTGCTGACCGGAAAATGGAAAAAACCGGGCGTTTATAATATCGAAGAATTTGATCCGGATCCCTTTATGGAGGCACTGAATCAATTCGGTTTGCCTTGGCACGAAAGCTTTGCGCCTGAACTGGTTAAGTGA
- the nspC gene encoding carboxynorspermidine decarboxylase, with amino-acid sequence MNLDFNQVPSPGYVVDERLLTKNLEILKSIQDRTGCKILLAQKAFSMFALYPLIGNYLSGVASSSLFEARLGHEEMGKEVHVYSPAYSDGDFENILNYADHIVFNSFSQWKHFKDRVQRSPKKIECGIRVNPEYSEVETGLYDPCAPYSRMGVTKANFHPEWLDGIDGLHFHTLCEQNSDALEHTLQIIDKKFGKYLKEMKWLNFGGGHHITRPDYDLERLIRCIRLMQEKYGLEVYLEPGEAVALNTGYLVSTVLDITHNGMDIAILDTSATCHMPDVLEMPYRPEMIGAGKPGELDHTYRLGGPTCLAGDIIGDYSFNEPLHVGDRLIFRDMAIYSMVKNNTFNGIALPCIATFNETDGLRVVKRFGYDQFKNRLS; translated from the coding sequence ATGAACTTGGATTTTAATCAGGTGCCCTCTCCCGGTTACGTGGTCGATGAGCGCCTGCTGACAAAGAATCTCGAAATCCTGAAATCGATTCAGGACCGGACCGGCTGCAAAATTCTGCTCGCTCAAAAAGCTTTTTCCATGTTCGCCCTTTACCCTTTGATCGGGAACTATCTGAGCGGGGTGGCATCAAGTTCACTCTTCGAAGCCCGGCTCGGCCATGAAGAAATGGGCAAAGAAGTGCATGTCTATTCACCGGCGTACAGTGACGGCGATTTTGAAAACATATTGAACTATGCGGACCATATCGTTTTCAACTCATTCAGTCAGTGGAAGCATTTTAAAGATCGCGTACAGCGATCACCCAAAAAGATCGAGTGCGGCATCCGCGTAAATCCGGAATATTCGGAAGTGGAAACCGGGCTGTACGATCCGTGCGCACCCTATTCCAGAATGGGTGTCACAAAAGCCAACTTTCACCCGGAATGGCTGGATGGGATTGATGGCCTGCATTTTCATACGTTGTGCGAACAGAATTCAGATGCTCTGGAACATACATTACAAATTATCGATAAAAAATTTGGTAAATATCTGAAAGAAATGAAATGGCTCAATTTTGGCGGCGGGCATCATATCACACGGCCGGATTATGACCTTGAGCGGCTGATCCGCTGCATCCGATTGATGCAGGAAAAGTACGGGCTTGAAGTTTATCTTGAACCTGGTGAAGCCGTGGCGCTTAATACAGGTTATCTCGTCAGTACGGTGCTGGATATCACTCATAATGGGATGGACATTGCCATTCTGGACACATCGGCAACTTGCCACATGCCGGATGTACTGGAAATGCCGTATCGTCCCGAAATGATCGGTGCGGGAAAGCCGGGCGAACTCGACCATACTTATCGGCTCGGCGGGCCGACCTGCCTCGCAGGCGATATCATTGGTGACTACTCCTTTAACGAACCACTGCATGTCGGCGACAGGCTCATTTTCCGGGACATGGCGATTTATTCGATGGTCAAGAATAATACGTTCAATGGCATCGCACTGCCTTGCATTGCCACGTTTAATGAAACGGACGGATTGCGCGTTGTCAAACGGTTTGGCTATGATCAGTTTAAAAACCGCCTGTCATGA